The following nucleotide sequence is from Geoalkalibacter sp..
AGAATGTTCATCCTTGTATATCATCAATCCGAAACGATGGGGAGCTCAGGGGAATGAAAGTCGTTATTCTTGCAGGTGGTTATGGCACGAGAATCAGTGAGGAATCCCACCTCAAGCCAAAACCCATGATCGAGATAGGCGGTCGCCCGATTCTTTGGCATATCATGAAAAT
It contains:
- a CDS encoding sugar phosphate nucleotidyltransferase, which encodes MKVVILAGGYGTRISEESHLKPKPMIEIGGRPILWHIMK